A part of Rhinoderma darwinii isolate aRhiDar2 unplaced genomic scaffold, aRhiDar2.hap1 Scaffold_690, whole genome shotgun sequence genomic DNA contains:
- the LOC142728780 gene encoding histone H4 — protein sequence MSGRGKGGKGLGKGGAKRHRKVLRDNIQGITKPAIRRLARRGGVKRISGLIYEETRGVLKVFLENVIRDAVTYTEHAKRKTVTAMDVVYALKRQGRTLYGFGG from the coding sequence ATGTCTGGTCGTGGTAAAGGAGGAAAAGGCCTCGGAAAGGGCGGTGCCAAGCGGCACAGgaaggtgctccgtgataacatccagggcatcaccaagcctgcaatccgccgtctagctcgcaggggaggcgtcaaacgcatctccggtctcatctatgaagagactcgcggcgtcctgaaggttttcctggagaacgtcatccgtgacgccgtcacctacaccgagcacgccaagaggaagaccgtcaccgctatggacgtggtgtacgcgctcaaacgccagggccgcactctctacggcttcggaggttaa
- the LOC142728778 gene encoding histone H4, with the protein MSGRGKGGKGLGKGGAKRHRKVLRDNIQGITKPAIRRLARRGGVKRISGLIYEETRGVLKVFLENVIRDAVTYTEHAKRKTVTAMDVVYALKRQGRTLYGFGG; encoded by the coding sequence ATGTCTGGTCGTGGTAAAGGAGGAAAAGGCCTTGGAAAGGGCGGTGCCAAGCGGCACAGgaaggtgctccgtgataacatccagggcatcaccaagcctgcaatccgccgtctagctcgcaggggaggcgtcaaacgcatctccggtctcatctatgaagagactcgcggcgtcctgaaggttttcctggagaacgtcatccgtgacgccgtcacctacaccgagcacGCCAAGAGGAAGACTGTCACCGCTATGGACGTGGTGTACGCGCTCAAACGCCAGGGCCGCACTCTCTACGGCTTCGGAGGTTAA